One Alosa alosa isolate M-15738 ecotype Scorff River chromosome 22, AALO_Geno_1.1, whole genome shotgun sequence DNA segment encodes these proteins:
- the LOC125287481 gene encoding guanine nucleotide-binding protein G(I)/G(S)/G(O) subunit gamma-12-like, with protein MEGKVCSGNNVLQARKAVEQLRVEANMDRVKISVAAAQLVQYCQEHIRSDPLITGIATSANPFKDKKTCVLL; from the exons atggaAGGGAAGGTGTGTAGTGGGAACAACGTGCTCCAGGCGAGAAAAGCAGTGGAGCAGCTCAGAGTTGAAGCCAACATGGACCGGGTCAAG ATCTCGGTGGCAGCGGCTCAGCTGGTGCAGTACTGCCAGGAGCACATCCGCTCCGACCCGCTGATCACAGGCATCGCCACCTCCGCCAACCCCTTTAAGGACAAGAAGACCTGCGTACTGCTCTAG
- the dhps gene encoding deoxyhypusine synthase: protein MAGLPPSVAREAVLKESTALPADMLRIRGYDFNQGLDHRALLQSFLTTGFQASSFGLAVQEINKMIEKRLEPVEEEEGGAEEEEEEGTPAPRGRSGCTIFLGYTSNLISSGVRETIRYLAQHKMVDVIVTTAGGVEEDLIKCLAATYLGDFSLPGKELRQRGINRIGNLLVPNDNYCKFEDWLMPILDQMVHEQKTEGIHWTPSKIIHRLGKEINNPESVYYWAYKNDIPVFSPALTDGSLGDMIYFHSYKNPGLVIDIVEDIRRLNSKAVFAKRTGMIILGGGLVKHHIANANLMRNGADYSVYVNTGQEFDGSDSGARPDEAVSWGKIRMDAKPVKVYADATLIFPLLVAETFAHHADKLIAEKKE, encoded by the exons ATGGCAGGTCTCCCTCCATCAGTGGCGCGGGAGGCGGTGCTTAAGGAGAGCACGGCGCTGCCAGCGGACATGTTGCGTATCCGTGGTTACGACTTCAACCAGGGCCTGGACCACCGGGCGTTGCTGCAGTCATTTCTGACCACCGGCTTCCAGGCCAGCAGCTTCGGCCTGGCCGTGCAGGAGATCAACAAGATG ataGAGAAGCGTCTGGAGCCtgtagaggaggaagaagggggggcggaggaggaggaggaggagggcactCCTGCCCCCAGGGGTCGATCGGGCTGTACCATCTTCCTGGGGTACACGTCCAACCTCATCAGCTCTGGAGTCAGGGAGACCATCCGCTACCTGGCCCAGCACAAAATG gtggaTGTGATTGTGACGACAGCaggtggggtggaggaggaCTTGATTAAGTGTCTGGCCGCCACCTACCTGGGGGACTTCAGCCTACCAGGCAAAGAGCTGCGACAGAGAGGCATCaacag gataggGAATCTGCTGGTGCCCAATGATAACTACTGTAAGTTTGAGGACTGGCTGATGCCCATACTGGACCAGATGGTGCACGAGCAGAAGACTGAG ggCATCCACTGGACTCCATCTAAGATTATCCACAGACTCGGAAAAGAGATCAACAACCCAGAGTCCGTCTACTACTGGGCTTAcaag AACGACATCCCAGTGTTCAGTCCAGCCCTGACGGACGGCTCTCTTGGGGACATGATCTACTTCCACTCCTACAAGAACCCGGGTCTGGTTATCGACATAGtggaag acaTCCGCAGGTTGAACAGTAAAGCGGTCTTTGCCAAGCGTACTGGAATGATCATCCTGGGAGGTGGACTGGTCAAACATCACATCGCCAACGCCAACTTGATg agGAACGGTGCAGACTATTCTGTGTATGTGAACACTGGTCAGGAGTTTGACGGTTCGGATTCTGGAGCTCGTCCTGATGAAGCGGTCTCCTGGGGCAAGATCCGCATGGACGCCAAACccgtcaag